The Rhizobium etli 8C-3 genome has a segment encoding these proteins:
- a CDS encoding cupin domain-containing protein has translation MFSVYRYQQPEPGTSRTVRFEGRNFGSEVSLFIVDADPGRGPALHVHPYAETWVVRKGEAEFTVGNDRMRGFAGDIIVGPANVPHRFENVGTDRLEIVCIHPSQTFEQTFV, from the coding sequence ATGTTTTCGGTATATCGCTATCAGCAGCCCGAACCCGGCACGAGCCGTACTGTCCGCTTCGAAGGTCGTAACTTCGGCAGCGAGGTGTCGCTTTTTATCGTGGATGCGGATCCGGGCCGCGGCCCGGCGCTGCATGTTCATCCCTATGCCGAGACCTGGGTGGTTCGAAAGGGAGAGGCTGAGTTTACGGTTGGCAATGATAGGATGCGCGGTTTTGCCGGCGACATCATTGTTGGCCCCGCCAACGTTCCTCATCGTTTCGAAAATGTCGGTACCGACCGGCTGGAGATCGTCTGCATCCATCCGAGCCAGACGTTCGAGCAGACTTTTGTCTAA
- a CDS encoding SDR family NAD(P)-dependent oxidoreductase — protein sequence MQKNVPDFSLVGKVTLVTGASRGIGRACALACAAAGSDIVLGVRDVAASAGLVAELEGAGRKVLPVKLDIPNKAHIAQAVDAALAAFGRIDVLINNVGVAPGNLAELVEEKDLDEILDVNIKGTFLMTQAVGRHMIKRNGGRIINISSQAGTVALRGEAIYCMSKAAINHLTRCLAAEWARYDVTVNTVSPTFIHTDGTEPFLSDADNRKATLAHIPLGRIGETDDVVGAVVFLASPAASLITGANLLVDGGWSVA from the coding sequence ATGCAAAAGAATGTGCCGGACTTCAGTCTTGTGGGCAAGGTGACTTTGGTGACGGGCGCGAGCCGTGGCATCGGGCGAGCTTGCGCACTTGCCTGTGCCGCAGCAGGCTCCGATATTGTTTTGGGGGTCCGCGATGTCGCAGCGTCGGCAGGCCTGGTTGCCGAACTCGAAGGTGCGGGACGAAAAGTCCTGCCTGTTAAACTGGACATTCCCAACAAGGCCCATATTGCACAAGCCGTCGACGCGGCGCTTGCTGCGTTCGGTCGGATCGACGTTCTCATCAACAACGTCGGCGTGGCTCCGGGCAATCTGGCGGAACTCGTTGAGGAGAAGGACCTCGACGAGATACTCGATGTCAATATCAAGGGCACCTTTCTGATGACGCAGGCAGTAGGACGTCACATGATCAAGCGCAATGGGGGCCGGATCATCAACATCAGCTCGCAGGCCGGTACTGTGGCACTGCGCGGCGAGGCAATCTATTGCATGAGCAAGGCGGCAATTAATCACCTCACGCGCTGCCTTGCAGCCGAATGGGCACGCTATGATGTCACCGTAAATACCGTATCGCCGACGTTCATCCACACGGATGGTACAGAGCCTTTTCTATCCGATGCCGACAATCGCAAAGCGACGCTCGCTCACATTCCACTTGGGCGGATCGGTGAAACCGATGATGTGGTGGGTGCCGTAGTCTTCCTTGCATCACCGGCTGCAAGCTTAATCACGGGCGCGAACTTGCTGGTGGATGGTGGATGGTCCGTTGCCTGA
- the putA gene encoding trifunctional transcriptional regulator/proline dehydrogenase/L-glutamate gamma-semialdehyde dehydrogenase: MSSQSNKILKDNILPNPVPFSMFAPPIRAQTPLRQAITAAYRRPEPECLPPLVEAARAPSSAKADAAKTARRLIKALRAKHKGTGVEGLVHEYSLSSQEGVALMCLAEALLRIPDAETRDALIRDKIAEGDWKSHLGGTKSMFVNAATWGLVVTGKLTSTVNDRSLAAALTRLIARAGEPVIRRGVDMAMRMMGEQFVTGETIDEALKRARPLEARGFRYSYDMLGEAATTAVDAERYYRDYEAAIHAIGKASNGRGIYEGPGISIKLSALHPRYARAQADRVIGELLPRVKQLALLAKRYDIGLNIDAEEADRLELSLDILEELSLDQDLSGWNGLGFVVQAYGKRCPFVLDYIIDLARRSGRRMMVRLVKGAYWDAEIKRAQLDGLEDFPVFTRKVHTDVSYIACARKLLAAVDLVFPQFATHNAQTLATIYHLAGPEFQVGKYEFQCLHGMGEPLYDEVVGKAKLNRPCRIYAPVGTHETLLAYLVRRLLENGANSSFVNRISDPNVSVDELVSDPVDVVEAMPVVGMPHDQIALPAALFGKDRLNSKGIDLSNEAALAELSAHLAATLSQNFHAMPLLADGSQDGETRPIANPADHSDIVGHVTELKADDAPRVARMAADGVAQWASLSPRERAACLDRAADIMQARIEILMAIAMREAGKSAANAVGEVREAIDFLRYYAVQARKTLGPAHAPLGAIVCISPWNFPLAIFTGQVAAALVAGNSVMAKPAGVTPIIAYESVKILHEAGVPRGALQFVPGSGRLGAALVAAPETAGVMFTGSTEVARQIQAQLSERLSPAGKPIPLIAETGGQNGMIVDSSALAEQVVADVIASAFDSAGQRCSALRVLCLQDEVADRTLTMLKGALKELRIGRTDQLNIDVGPVISEQARAEIDQHIERMRSLGCKVEQLPLPDTAARGTFVPPTIIELKQMSDLTREVFGPVLHVIRYRREDLDRLIDDINNSGYGLTFGLHTRLDETIEHVTGRVKAGNLYVNRNIIGAVVGVQPFGGRGLSGTGPKAGGPLYIGRLVQRAPVPPQHSSVHTDPALRDFASWLGRKGHNDEAEAARELAAISALGLEKELAGPVGERNLYALHPRGRILLAPATAKGLFRQLAAALATGNQIVIDLASNLETALTALPASVLARVSWSSNWESDGPFSGALIEGDIERTASINKRIAALKGPLVLVQSATTDELARDHEAYCLNWLLEEVSISINTAAAGGNASLMTIG; encoded by the coding sequence ATGTCGAGCCAATCCAACAAAATCCTCAAGGACAACATTTTGCCGAACCCGGTGCCTTTTTCAATGTTTGCACCACCAATCAGAGCACAGACGCCCCTGCGGCAGGCAATCACGGCAGCGTATCGTCGGCCCGAGCCCGAATGCCTTCCTCCCCTCGTCGAAGCGGCAAGGGCGCCTTCCTCGGCGAAGGCCGATGCGGCTAAGACCGCGCGCAGGCTCATCAAAGCTCTGCGTGCCAAGCACAAGGGCACCGGGGTCGAGGGGCTTGTCCATGAGTATTCTCTATCAAGCCAGGAGGGTGTCGCCCTCATGTGCCTTGCCGAAGCCCTGCTGCGCATCCCCGACGCTGAAACCCGCGACGCGTTGATCCGCGACAAGATCGCCGAGGGAGACTGGAAGTCGCATCTGGGCGGCACGAAGTCGATGTTTGTGAATGCCGCGACCTGGGGCCTGGTTGTCACCGGCAAACTGACCTCCACCGTCAACGACCGCAGCCTGGCTGCAGCGCTTACCCGTCTCATCGCGCGTGCCGGCGAGCCTGTGATCCGCCGTGGTGTCGACATGGCGATGCGCATGATGGGCGAACAGTTCGTCACCGGCGAGACGATCGACGAAGCGCTGAAGCGCGCCCGTCCGCTCGAAGCCCGCGGCTTCCGCTACTCCTATGACATGCTCGGGGAAGCTGCCACAACTGCTGTGGATGCAGAACGCTATTATCGCGACTACGAGGCAGCGATCCATGCCATCGGCAAGGCCTCCAATGGCCGCGGCATATATGAGGGTCCCGGAATTTCCATCAAACTCTCGGCGCTGCATCCACGTTACGCCCGCGCTCAGGCGGACCGTGTGATCGGCGAATTGCTGCCTCGGGTAAAGCAGCTCGCGCTCCTGGCAAAAAGGTACGACATCGGTCTCAACATCGACGCCGAGGAAGCCGACAGGCTCGAGCTTTCGCTCGACATTCTCGAAGAATTGAGCCTCGACCAGGATCTCAGCGGCTGGAACGGCCTCGGTTTCGTGGTGCAGGCCTATGGCAAGCGCTGCCCCTTCGTCCTCGACTACATCATTGATCTTGCACGGCGTTCCGGTCGCCGGATGATGGTGCGGCTGGTCAAGGGCGCCTACTGGGATGCCGAAATCAAACGCGCTCAGCTCGACGGCCTTGAAGACTTTCCCGTCTTCACCCGCAAGGTTCATACCGACGTTTCCTACATTGCCTGTGCGCGCAAGCTGCTCGCTGCCGTCGATCTCGTCTTCCCGCAGTTTGCCACTCACAACGCGCAAACGCTTGCGACGATATATCATCTGGCCGGTCCCGAGTTTCAGGTTGGAAAATACGAGTTCCAATGCCTGCACGGCATGGGCGAACCGCTCTATGACGAGGTCGTAGGCAAGGCCAAGCTCAATCGTCCGTGCCGCATCTATGCGCCAGTCGGCACGCATGAGACCTTGCTCGCCTATCTTGTCCGCCGCCTTCTCGAAAACGGCGCGAACTCATCGTTCGTAAACCGTATCTCTGATCCCAACGTCTCGGTCGATGAGCTTGTTTCAGACCCTGTGGACGTCGTCGAGGCCATGCCCGTCGTCGGCATGCCGCATGACCAGATCGCACTTCCGGCTGCGCTTTTCGGAAAGGACCGGCTCAATTCGAAGGGGATCGACCTTTCGAACGAAGCAGCCTTGGCGGAGCTTTCCGCTCATCTCGCCGCCACCCTTTCGCAAAACTTCCATGCCATGCCTTTGCTCGCCGACGGCTCGCAGGACGGTGAGACACGGCCGATCGCCAATCCAGCCGATCACTCCGATATCGTGGGTCACGTTACGGAGCTCAAGGCTGACGATGCGCCCAGGGTTGCACGTATGGCTGCCGATGGTGTCGCACAGTGGGCTTCGTTGTCGCCTCGCGAGCGAGCAGCCTGCCTTGATAGAGCAGCCGACATCATGCAGGCCCGCATCGAGATCCTGATGGCCATTGCCATGCGGGAAGCAGGCAAGTCAGCCGCCAATGCGGTCGGCGAGGTCCGTGAAGCAATCGACTTCCTGCGCTATTATGCCGTACAGGCACGCAAGACGCTCGGTCCAGCACATGCACCGCTCGGCGCGATCGTCTGCATCAGCCCCTGGAATTTTCCGCTGGCGATTTTCACGGGCCAGGTGGCGGCTGCCCTCGTTGCCGGCAATTCGGTGATGGCAAAACCGGCCGGCGTCACCCCGATCATCGCCTATGAAAGCGTGAAGATCCTGCATGAAGCCGGCGTACCGCGCGGCGCGCTGCAGTTCGTGCCCGGCAGCGGCCGCCTCGGAGCTGCACTGGTGGCGGCCCCGGAAACGGCCGGGGTCATGTTCACCGGCTCGACCGAAGTCGCCCGTCAAATCCAGGCCCAGCTCAGCGAGCGCCTTTCGCCGGCCGGAAAACCGATACCGTTGATTGCGGAAACGGGTGGACAGAACGGGATGATCGTGGATTCCTCGGCGCTCGCCGAGCAGGTCGTTGCCGACGTGATTGCCTCCGCCTTCGACAGTGCCGGCCAGCGTTGCTCGGCTTTGCGAGTTCTTTGTCTCCAGGATGAAGTCGCTGACAGGACTCTTACCATGTTGAAGGGGGCGTTGAAGGAGCTCAGGATCGGACGCACCGACCAGCTCAACATCGACGTCGGGCCGGTGATATCCGAGCAGGCAAGGGCCGAGATCGACCAGCACATCGAACGGATGCGGTCGCTCGGTTGCAAGGTAGAGCAATTGCCGCTGCCCGACACTGCCGCTCGTGGCACCTTCGTTCCGCCTACGATCATCGAACTGAAGCAGATGTCGGACCTGACGCGCGAAGTGTTCGGACCTGTGCTGCATGTCATCCGATACCGCCGCGAAGATCTCGATCGCCTGATCGACGATATCAACAATTCCGGCTACGGCCTCACTTTCGGGCTCCATACGCGACTGGACGAGACAATCGAGCACGTCACGGGACGGGTGAAGGCGGGCAATCTCTACGTCAACCGCAACATCATCGGCGCCGTGGTCGGCGTCCAGCCCTTCGGCGGACGGGGCTTGTCCGGCACGGGACCCAAGGCCGGCGGGCCACTCTACATCGGCCGTCTCGTACAGCGCGCGCCCGTCCCGCCGCAACACAGTTCGGTCCATACCGACCCTGCGCTTCGCGATTTTGCATCCTGGCTGGGCCGAAAAGGCCATAACGACGAAGCGGAAGCAGCCCGTGAGCTTGCCGCGATTTCCGCGCTCGGGCTCGAAAAGGAATTGGCGGGACCTGTGGGCGAACGAAACCTATATGCCCTTCATCCAAGGGGGCGGATCCTCCTTGCGCCGGCAACGGCAAAGGGCCTTTTCCGTCAGCTTGCGGCGGCATTGGCCACCGGAAACCAGATTGTGATCGATCTTGCGTCGAACCTTGAGACCGCCCTTACCGCGCTTCCAGCGTCCGTTTTGGCTAGGGTTTCCTGGAGTTCGAATTGGGAATCCGACGGACCATTTTCGGGCGCCCTGATAGAAGGGGATATCGAACGCACAGCCTCGATCAACAAAAGGATCGCGGCCTTGAAGGGTCCTCTTGTCCTCGTTCAGTCGGCCACGACCGATGAGCTTGCAAGGGATCACGAGGCATATTGCCTCAATTGGCTGCTGGAAGAGGTTTCGATTTCGATCAACACGGCTGCGGCCGGCGGCAATGCAAGCCTCATGACGATCGGCTGA
- a CDS encoding VOC family protein: MTRMIFLNLPVKDLATATAFYEAIGCVKNEQFSNANASSMVWSETITFQLLQHGYYQTFTAKPIADAHATSGMLIALSRDSREEVDAMVEAAARSGGQADVREPQDLGFMYLRSFADPDGHVFEPAYMDRASAI; the protein is encoded by the coding sequence ATGACTAGAATGATCTTTCTGAACCTGCCGGTGAAGGACCTGGCTACCGCGACGGCCTTCTACGAGGCCATCGGATGCGTCAAGAACGAGCAGTTCTCCAATGCAAATGCAAGTTCGATGGTGTGGTCTGAAACGATCACGTTCCAGCTTCTGCAACATGGTTATTATCAGACTTTCACAGCAAAGCCGATTGCTGACGCGCACGCGACAAGCGGGATGCTGATCGCTCTGTCTCGCGACAGCCGCGAGGAGGTCGACGCCATGGTGGAGGCTGCCGCCAGATCAGGCGGCCAAGCGGACGTCCGCGAGCCGCAGGATTTGGGATTCATGTACCTGCGCAGTTTTGCTGATCCGGACGGACACGTTTTCGAACCGGCTTACATGGATAGGGCCAGCGCCATTTGA
- a CDS encoding alpha-amylase family protein, translated as MINDLWYKNAVVYCLSVETFMDANGDGIGDFQGLQRRLDYLAGLGVTAIWLMPFQASPGHDDGYDVSDYYNVDPRYGTLGDFVEFTHGAKQRGIRVLIDLVVNHTSDEHPWFKAACSDKNSRYRDWYVWSKTKPANADEGMVFPGVQKTTWTRDEKSGEYYFHRFYKFQPDLNTANPHVQAEILKIMGFWIQLGVSGFRMDAVPFVIAEKGSKVKAPKEQFDMLRTFREFLQWRKGDSIILAEANVVPKENLQYFGDDGDRMQMMFNFHVNQALFYALASADTRPLAKAMHDTQERPQTGQWGIFLRNHDELDLGRLTEKQRQQVFAAFGPDKEMQLYDRGIRRRLAPMLGGDMRRLRLAYSVMYSLPGTPVLRYGDEIGMGDDLSLPERNCARTPMQWSDEPQGGFTKSDMPVLPVISKGPYGFDHINVAFQRRDPESMLNWTERMIRMRKEAPEIGWGDFSFIDCNNCGVLAIRYEWRNNAVVIVHNFHAKPVEITFDAGLGDAGHLLIDIADDGDSRADEKGKHHMVLEPYGYRWYRAGGLDYLLKRSDT; from the coding sequence GTGATCAACGACCTCTGGTACAAAAACGCCGTCGTCTACTGCCTTTCTGTTGAGACTTTTATGGATGCGAATGGCGATGGCATCGGCGATTTCCAAGGACTTCAGCGCCGACTGGATTATCTGGCCGGGCTTGGTGTCACCGCGATCTGGCTGATGCCGTTCCAGGCCTCTCCGGGTCACGACGATGGCTACGACGTTTCTGATTACTACAATGTCGATCCCCGCTACGGAACGCTCGGCGATTTCGTCGAATTCACTCACGGTGCCAAGCAACGTGGAATTCGCGTGCTCATCGATCTCGTCGTCAATCACACATCCGATGAACATCCATGGTTCAAAGCGGCCTGCTCGGACAAGAACTCGCGCTATCGCGACTGGTATGTCTGGTCGAAGACAAAACCCGCCAATGCCGATGAGGGAATGGTTTTTCCAGGTGTCCAGAAGACGACATGGACGCGTGATGAGAAATCCGGCGAATACTACTTTCATCGTTTCTACAAGTTCCAGCCGGATCTCAATACCGCCAATCCGCATGTTCAGGCAGAAATCCTGAAGATCATGGGCTTCTGGATCCAGCTTGGCGTTTCCGGCTTCCGCATGGATGCCGTGCCCTTCGTCATCGCCGAAAAGGGCAGCAAGGTGAAGGCGCCGAAGGAACAGTTCGACATGCTGCGAACCTTCCGCGAATTCCTGCAGTGGCGGAAGGGCGACAGCATCATCCTGGCTGAGGCCAATGTCGTGCCGAAGGAAAACCTGCAGTATTTCGGTGACGACGGTGACCGCATGCAGATGATGTTCAACTTCCACGTCAACCAGGCGCTTTTTTATGCGCTTGCCAGCGCAGACACCCGACCGCTCGCCAAGGCGATGCATGACACACAGGAACGCCCGCAGACTGGTCAATGGGGCATTTTCCTACGCAACCACGACGAATTGGATCTAGGCCGCCTGACGGAGAAGCAGCGCCAGCAGGTGTTTGCAGCCTTTGGGCCGGATAAAGAGATGCAGCTCTACGACCGCGGTATCCGTCGACGCCTCGCCCCCATGCTTGGCGGTGATATGCGCCGCCTGAGGCTTGCCTACAGTGTGATGTACTCACTGCCCGGAACACCAGTTCTGCGATATGGTGACGAAATCGGGATGGGAGACGACCTGTCGCTGCCGGAGCGAAACTGCGCCCGCACGCCGATGCAGTGGTCGGACGAGCCGCAGGGTGGCTTCACCAAGAGCGACATGCCGGTCCTGCCGGTCATCTCGAAGGGGCCTTACGGTTTCGACCATATAAATGTCGCCTTCCAGCGCCGTGATCCAGAATCCATGCTTAACTGGACCGAGCGGATGATCCGCATGCGCAAGGAGGCGCCCGAGATCGGTTGGGGCGACTTCAGCTTTATTGATTGCAACAATTGCGGCGTGCTCGCCATCCGTTACGAATGGCGGAACAATGCCGTTGTCATCGTCCATAATTTTCACGCCAAGCCGGTGGAGATTACCTTCGACGCCGGCCTCGGTGACGCCGGCCATCTATTGATTGACATAGCCGACGACGGTGACAGTCGCGCCGACGAGAAGGGTAAGCACCATATGGTGCTCGAACCTTATGGCTATCGTTGGTATCGCGCCGGCGGCCTGGACTACTTATTGAAGCGGAGCGACACATAA
- a CDS encoding MarR family winged helix-turn-helix transcriptional regulator, translating to MAPDNNRGSKEGAVEDHVDRLRAQWARELPDLDTEPMAILGRAKRLTNLVSPSIEETFAKFGLDRGEFDVIATLRRSGQPYQLTPTAMYTTLMLSSGGLTHRLDRLEKAGLVVREKSARDGRSVVVCLTASGIALAEKAFRADMASELLFLKSLDAEERAALAALLRKLVMSIEAGPSDEATS from the coding sequence GTGGCGCCAGACAACAACCGCGGCTCAAAAGAGGGCGCTGTCGAGGACCATGTCGACCGGCTCCGCGCGCAATGGGCTCGCGAATTGCCAGACCTCGACACCGAGCCGATGGCGATTCTGGGACGCGCGAAACGGCTAACAAACCTGGTGTCGCCCTCCATTGAGGAGACCTTTGCCAAATTCGGCCTCGATCGCGGCGAGTTCGACGTCATCGCGACCCTGCGCAGATCTGGCCAACCCTACCAGCTGACGCCGACGGCCATGTATACGACGCTCATGCTGTCGTCGGGTGGGTTGACGCACCGCCTCGATCGGCTGGAAAAGGCTGGTCTGGTTGTGCGCGAAAAATCCGCCCGCGACGGTCGGAGTGTTGTCGTTTGTCTGACCGCATCGGGCATCGCGCTAGCCGAAAAGGCGTTTCGCGCCGATATGGCCAGTGAACTCTTGTTCCTGAAAAGTTTGGATGCCGAAGAGCGCGCGGCACTCGCCGCCCTGCTGCGCAAGCTTGTCATGAGTATAGAGGCTGGCCCCAGCGATGAAGCAACCTCTTGA
- a CDS encoding helix-turn-helix domain-containing protein, whose translation MKSISPVDTGKLLKTIRHDLGWSLDKTAAHTGVSKAMLGQIERGESTPTVATLWKIATGLRVPMTALLEPDREVGDVLLLRDASRLRVRPSEEGMQRALLFPYETRFGFELYELTFAPDFESISEPHDIGVVEHVSVLRGEIELLVEEEWRLVEQGQSLRFPADRRHGYRNRTQSETVVMDLIHYRFIPQNIAGRKPQAAS comes from the coding sequence ATGAAGTCCATCAGTCCCGTTGACACGGGCAAGCTGCTGAAAACGATCAGACACGACCTTGGATGGAGCCTCGACAAGACTGCAGCGCATACTGGAGTGAGCAAGGCTATGCTGGGCCAGATCGAGCGTGGCGAATCCACGCCGACGGTCGCGACGCTTTGGAAGATCGCGACGGGCTTGCGGGTTCCGATGACCGCCCTGCTTGAGCCGGATCGCGAAGTAGGCGATGTATTGCTTTTGCGTGACGCCAGTCGTCTGCGGGTGCGCCCGTCGGAGGAGGGGATGCAACGCGCATTGTTGTTCCCTTATGAGACCCGTTTCGGTTTCGAACTCTATGAACTGACCTTCGCGCCCGACTTCGAGAGTATCTCAGAGCCGCATGACATCGGGGTTGTGGAGCATGTGAGCGTCCTGCGCGGGGAGATCGAATTGCTGGTGGAGGAAGAGTGGAGACTGGTGGAGCAAGGGCAGTCGCTGAGGTTCCCTGCCGACCGCCGCCATGGCTACCGCAATCGGACGCAAAGTGAGACTGTTGTCATGGATCTCATCCACTATCGGTTCATCCCACAGAATATCGCAGGGCGCAAACCGCAAGCGGCTTCTTGA
- a CDS encoding threonine ammonia-lyase: MQPVSESPAAFREARQPDTRLDLGRIFEARKQISRMFRDTPQFGCPSLGDLLGCELVIKLETANPIRCFKGRGTEVAMSRLARSADQRAAVCASAGNLGQALAYSGRERSIGVTVVAAKSANAAKIDRIRRLGAAVELVEGDIEDARKRAREIAASGNALLVEDSENLDTCEGAGTIGLELVEGFGRIDTILLALGGGALATGVGHVFKCLSPATEVVCIQPSGAPAMALSWRARSIVTTDRADTIADGVAGRFPIAVVLQDLLAVANHVPLVEEASIKAGMRLLLRHAGLVVEPSAALGVAAMLEDPSRYRGKRVVTVICGSNVLPEAFCRWTQDQSRSAIASSEGSR; this comes from the coding sequence ATGCAGCCAGTCAGTGAAAGTCCCGCAGCATTCCGGGAAGCCAGACAACCAGACACCAGGCTCGACCTCGGACGCATCTTTGAGGCGAGAAAACAAATCTCACGGATGTTTCGCGACACGCCCCAATTCGGCTGTCCGTCTCTTGGCGATCTTCTGGGCTGCGAACTCGTCATCAAACTTGAGACCGCAAATCCGATCCGATGCTTCAAGGGACGTGGGACCGAGGTCGCAATGTCCCGCCTCGCAAGAAGCGCTGATCAAAGGGCCGCGGTCTGCGCCAGCGCCGGCAATCTCGGGCAGGCGCTCGCATATAGCGGGCGGGAACGCAGTATTGGCGTGACAGTGGTCGCCGCCAAAAGCGCCAATGCCGCCAAGATCGACCGCATTCGCCGGCTTGGAGCCGCCGTCGAACTTGTCGAGGGCGACATCGAGGACGCGCGAAAGCGCGCTCGCGAGATCGCGGCCAGCGGCAACGCTTTACTCGTGGAGGACAGCGAGAACCTCGACACCTGCGAAGGCGCAGGCACTATCGGGCTGGAGCTTGTCGAAGGGTTCGGCCGCATCGATACGATCCTGCTCGCGCTCGGCGGCGGTGCGCTCGCAACCGGCGTCGGCCACGTTTTCAAGTGCCTGTCGCCCGCGACGGAGGTTGTATGCATCCAGCCGAGCGGGGCGCCCGCCATGGCCCTGTCTTGGCGGGCGCGATCAATCGTCACCACCGACCGCGCCGATACCATCGCCGACGGTGTCGCCGGCCGGTTCCCAATCGCAGTGGTCCTTCAGGACCTGCTCGCCGTCGCCAATCACGTGCCGCTGGTTGAGGAGGCAAGCATCAAGGCGGGCATGCGCCTGCTCCTTCGGCACGCCGGTCTCGTGGTCGAGCCATCGGCCGCCCTTGGCGTTGCAGCGATGCTGGAAGATCCCTCGCGATACCGTGGCAAGCGTGTGGTCACGGTGATCTGCGGGTCGAACGTACTGCCCGAGGCTTTTTGTCGGTGGACACAGGACCAGAGTAGAAGCGCGATCGCTTCCAGTGAAGGATCGAGGTGA
- a CDS encoding aldo/keto reductase, protein MKKRKLGNELNVSAVGLGCMGMTFAYGGQDEADAIRTLRRAVEIGVTFFDTAEVYGPFDNEILVGKALKPHRDRVVIATKFGFKITDEGKGPSRMVGVDSRPEHVKAVAEASLGRLGIEQIDLFYQHRVDPNVPIEETVGAMADLVKDGKVKAIGLSEASAATIRRAHNVHKIAAVQSEYSLWSRDPEQEVLAVCRELGIGFVPYSPLGRGLLTGAINKPDELGADDWRKNLPRFQADAMAANAALVATLKDMAQAKEITAAQLALAWVLHQGDFIVPIPGARKLKHLEENAAAADITLSDDEVRQIGEALAPAKVIGSRYREQELALVNG, encoded by the coding sequence ATGAAAAAACGGAAGCTCGGAAACGAACTCAACGTCTCGGCGGTAGGCCTCGGATGCATGGGTATGACTTTCGCCTATGGCGGTCAGGATGAGGCAGACGCTATTCGCACGCTGCGCCGCGCTGTCGAGATCGGCGTTACCTTCTTCGATACCGCAGAAGTCTACGGCCCTTTCGATAATGAAATTCTGGTGGGCAAGGCTTTGAAGCCGCACCGGGACCGTGTCGTTATCGCGACCAAGTTCGGTTTCAAGATCACCGATGAAGGCAAAGGGCCGTCGCGCATGGTCGGCGTCGACAGCCGCCCCGAACATGTAAAGGCCGTAGCCGAAGCCTCTCTCGGACGGCTCGGAATCGAGCAGATTGACCTCTTTTACCAGCACCGCGTCGACCCCAACGTGCCGATTGAGGAAACTGTCGGAGCCATGGCGGACCTCGTCAAGGATGGCAAAGTGAAAGCGATCGGCCTTTCGGAGGCAAGCGCTGCCACGATAAGGCGCGCTCATAATGTGCACAAAATTGCGGCGGTGCAGAGCGAATACTCGCTGTGGAGCCGGGATCCGGAGCAGGAGGTCTTGGCGGTCTGCCGCGAGCTCGGCATCGGCTTCGTCCCCTACAGCCCGCTCGGTCGTGGTCTCTTGACCGGCGCAATCAATAAGCCCGATGAACTTGGTGCCGATGACTGGCGCAAGAACCTGCCACGCTTTCAAGCTGATGCCATGGCCGCGAACGCTGCTCTTGTTGCAACGTTGAAGGACATGGCGCAGGCAAAGGAGATAACGGCGGCGCAACTTGCACTGGCCTGGGTGCTGCATCAGGGCGACTTCATCGTGCCTATCCCCGGCGCGCGCAAGCTCAAGCATCTGGAAGAAAATGCTGCGGCAGCCGACATCACCTTGTCGGACGATGAGGTTAGACAGATCGGCGAGGCGCTCGCTCCGGCAAAGGTCATCGGCAGCCGTTACCGCGAGCAGGAGCTTGCCCTTGTGAACGGGTAG
- a CDS encoding Lrp/AsnC family transcriptional regulator, translated as MTKNEYELSEIDLFDKKILEALSDDGRMSITDLAARVGLSKTPCQLRFKRLIADGYIEGFKAVINPSKLNLEHIAFAEVKLSNTQEDALRAFNSAVKKIKEVEECHMIAGRFDYLLKIRTRDIRRYRHVLGERISNLPFVASTSTNVAMETVKENWSGSSYAS; from the coding sequence ATGACTAAAAATGAGTACGAGCTTAGTGAAATTGACCTATTCGACAAGAAGATTCTCGAGGCGCTCTCTGACGACGGAAGAATGTCGATCACCGACCTTGCGGCGCGCGTCGGGCTTTCTAAAACGCCGTGCCAGCTGCGCTTTAAGCGGCTCATTGCTGACGGCTACATTGAAGGTTTCAAAGCCGTCATCAACCCCTCGAAACTGAATCTGGAGCATATTGCATTTGCGGAAGTCAAACTCTCAAACACGCAGGAAGACGCGCTTCGCGCCTTCAATTCGGCAGTCAAGAAGATCAAGGAAGTCGAGGAATGTCACATGATTGCCGGACGCTTTGATTATTTGCTGAAGATCAGAACGCGTGACATACGCCGCTACAGACATGTCCTTGGGGAACGGATTTCAAACTTGCCGTTTGTGGCGAGCACATCGACGAATGTCGCCATGGAAACGGTGAAAGAAAACTGGAGCGGGTCCAGCTACGCAAGCTAG